From Equus przewalskii isolate Varuska chromosome 7, EquPr2, whole genome shotgun sequence, one genomic window encodes:
- the LOC103563721 gene encoding cationic amino acid transporter 4-like — MYWHGADAQSTTPLTDIHRCQHLAWCSSQPPTMARGLPSTTSLARFCQKLNRLKTLESTRKTSLQLCLTTLDLTLLGVGATVGSGLYVLTGTVAKEMAGPAGLMSFVVAALASLMAALCYTEIAVHVPRAGSAYLFTYASMGELWAFFIAWNIILKQLHGGAAVARLCSGYLDAIFSHRIRSFTEAHVGIWQVPFLARYPDFLAAVLIILASIFVSRTHHLSSWLNPIFLAISLVVILFIIILGFLLADPHNWSPEEGGFAPFGFSGIMKGAATCFYAFVGFDIVAASSEEAWDPKRAMPMAIAISLGLVAGANILVSTVLTLLVPWHSLDPDWALADAFYKRGYSWTGFTVVMESVSAMNNVLIRNLLALPRMVCVLAADGLFFQVFTRMHPRTQVPIVGVLVLGVLMAFLAVLQDQEALVQLHCISALLTYTFVAASVILLRFRKAPPSSSQDPVNPVDTQQASALEPGQLRPALRPYLGFLDGCRPGAAVAWALSVLVASAITLGCVLVFGDSALHLPPWGYTLLLLLSSITFLLSLLVLGAHQQQRWQDTFQVPMVPLTPALSILLNIFLMLHLSYLTWLCFSIWLLMGLVVYFGYGIRHSRENQWEQSEVTAPHGSLEEMVSAVQPPRQAPAQEPGHMEQPASP, encoded by the exons ATGTACTGGCATGGAGCAGATGCTCAGTCCACGACACCTCTCACAGATATCCACAG GTGCCAGCATCTGGCTTGGTGCTCATCTCAGCCACCCACCATGGCCCGGGGACTGCCCAGCACCACCAGCCTGGCACGCTTCTGCCAGAAGCTGAACCGGCTGAAGACACTGGAGTCCACCAGGAAGACATCGCTGCAGCTCTGCCTGACCACGCTGGACCTGACTCTGCTGGGTGTGGGTGCCACGGTGGGCTCGGGCCTTTACGTGCTCACAGGCACTGTAGCCAAGGAGATGGCTGGCCCTGCAGGACTCATGTCTTTTGTTGTGGCTGCCCTGGCCTCCCTGATGGCAGCCCTATGCTACACAGAAATTGCAGTGCATGTGCCCCGTGCGGGCTCTGCCTACCTGTTCACCTATGCGTCCATGGGTGAGCTGTGGGCCTTCTTCATTGCCTGGAACATAATCCTCAAGCAACTCCATGGTGGAGCTGCTGTGGCACGTCTCTGCAGCGGCTACTTGGACGCCATCTTCAGCCACCGCATCCGCAGTTTCACTGAGGCACATGTGGGCATCTGGCAGGTGCCTTTCTTGGCCCGGTACCCAGACTTCCTGGCTGCTGTTCTCATAATTTTAGCCTCCATATTTGTCTCACGCACACACCACCTCTCTTCTTGGCTCAACCCCATCTTCCTTGCCATCAGCCTGGTCGTCATTCTCTTCATCATAATCCTGGGGTTTCTCCTGGCCGACCCGCACAACTGGAGCCCTGAGGAGGGCGGCTTTGCACCCTTTGGCTTCTCTGGCATCATGAAAGGTGCCGCCACCTGCTTCTATGCCTTTGTGGGCTTTGATATTGTTGCTGCCTCCAGCGAGGAGGCCTGGGACCCAAAGCGAGCCATGCCCATGGCCATCGCCATCTCTCTTGGCCTGGTGGCTGGTGCTAACATCCTTGTCTCCACTGTGCTCACCCTCCTGGTGCCCTGGCACAGCCTGGACCCTGACTGGGCGCTCGCTGATGCCTTCTACAAGCGGGGCTATAGCTGGACAGGCTTCACTGTGGTGATGGAATCTGTTTCTG CCATGAACAATGTCCTGATCAGAAACCTCCTTGCCCTGCCACGTATGGTCTGTGTTTTGGCTGCCGACGGGCTCTTCTTCCAGGTGTTCACCCGCATGCATCCCCGGACCCAGGTGCCCATTGTAGGCGTTCTGGTGCTCGGGGTCCTCATGGCTTTCCTGGCAGTGCTGCAAGACCAAGAGGCACTGGTGCAGTTGCACTGCATCAGTGCACTGCTGACCTACACTTTTGTCGCTGCCAGCGTTATCCTGCTGCGCTTCCGAAAGGCCCCTCCATCCAGTTCTCAGGACCCAGTCAACCCTGTGGACACACAGCAGGCCTCAGCCCTTGAGCCCGGGCAGCTGCGACCAGCACTGAGGCCCTACCTCGGCTTCCTGGATGGGTGCAGACCCGGAGCCGCTGTGGCTTGGGCCCTCAGTGTCCTGGTGGCCTCAGCCATCACCCTGGGCTGCGTGCTGGTCTTCGGGGACTCAGCCCTGCACCTCCCGCCCTGGGGCTAcaccctgctgctcctgctcagcTCCATCACCTTTCTGCTCAGTCTCCTCGTCCTGGGGGCCCACCAGCAACAGCGCTGGCAGGACACCTTTCAG GTTCCCATGGTGCCCCTGACTCCAGCCCTGAGCATCCTCCTCAACATCTTCCTCATGCTGCACCTGAGCTACCTGACCTGGCTGTGCTTCTCCATCTGGCTGCTGATGG GACTCGTGGTGTATTTTGGCTATGGCATCAGGCACAGCAGGGAGAACCAGTGGGAACAGTCAGAGGTGACTGCCCCACACGGCAGCCTGGAGGAGATGGTGTCAGCCGTGCAACCCCCAAGACAGGCACCAGCCCAAGAGCCCGGCCACATGGAGCAACCCGCCAGTCCTTAA